Proteins from a genomic interval of Deltaproteobacteria bacterium:
- a CDS encoding ferric reductase-like transmembrane domain-containing protein — MVTYTHGLGDAGMRTLLRATAASSLATFTAAFAASRLHRLVRRPATAWLLRNRRWVGLAMALSHTFHLAAIVRLTAASPPTGAAIPVATRVAGSLGYAVLAALVVTSNDRAVERLGMRRWRLLHRSGCWILWLIFALSYAPGATVHPGDALALAALAGVAGLRAWGHLAEPVRSTAPGPPVL, encoded by the coding sequence GTGGTCACCTACACGCACGGCCTTGGCGACGCCGGCATGCGCACCCTGCTGCGTGCCACCGCCGCCAGCTCGCTCGCGACCTTCACGGCGGCCTTCGCCGCCTCCCGCCTCCACCGCCTCGTGCGCCGGCCCGCGACCGCGTGGCTCCTCCGCAACCGGCGCTGGGTCGGGCTCGCGATGGCGCTCTCCCACACCTTCCACCTGGCCGCGATCGTGAGGCTCACGGCGGCGTCGCCCCCGACCGGCGCCGCAATCCCGGTCGCGACCCGGGTCGCCGGCTCGCTCGGCTACGCCGTGCTCGCCGCCCTCGTCGTCACCTCGAACGACCGGGCCGTCGAGCGGCTCGGGATGCGGCGCTGGCGGCTCCTGCATCGCAGCGGCTGCTGGATCCTGTGGCTGATCTTCGCGCTCAGCTACGCGCCCGGCGCGACGGTCCATCCGGGCGACGCGCTCGCGCTCGCGGCACTCGCCGGGGTGGCCGGGCTGCGTGCCTGGGGCCACCTCGCCGAGCCCGTCCGGAGCACCGCGCCGGGCCCTCCCGTCCTGTGA
- a CDS encoding DUF1295 domain-containing protein — MDPERLYFWGLVTLALASVAIFVLLFFVSAPYGRHARAGWGPGLPTRLAWIVQELPAPLVFTIVFFTGEHAGRLVPLLLLGLWQLHYVQRAFVYPLRMRVGARRTPLLTVALAIAFNVLNSALNAYAISHGALRHTDAWVRDPRFLAGVALFLTGFAVNLHADAVLRRLRGPGEAGYRIPAGGLYRFVSCPNYLGEILEWCGFALAAWTWAAAVFVGFTIANLLPRALTHHRWYRETFPDYPAERKALVPGLL, encoded by the coding sequence TTCGTGCTGCTCTTCTTCGTCTCCGCCCCCTACGGCCGCCACGCCCGCGCCGGCTGGGGCCCGGGCCTGCCGACGCGCCTCGCCTGGATCGTGCAGGAGCTGCCCGCCCCCCTCGTCTTCACGATCGTGTTCTTCACGGGCGAACACGCCGGGCGGCTCGTCCCCCTGCTCCTGCTCGGGCTCTGGCAGCTCCACTACGTGCAGCGCGCCTTCGTGTACCCGCTGCGGATGCGGGTGGGCGCCCGGCGCACACCGCTCCTGACGGTGGCGCTCGCGATCGCCTTCAACGTCCTGAACAGCGCGCTCAACGCCTACGCGATCAGCCACGGCGCCCTGCGCCACACCGATGCCTGGGTCCGCGACCCGCGCTTCCTGGCCGGGGTGGCGCTCTTCCTCACGGGCTTTGCCGTCAACCTCCACGCCGACGCCGTCCTGCGCCGGCTGCGCGGACCCGGCGAGGCGGGCTACCGGATCCCGGCCGGGGGCCTCTACCGCTTCGTGAGCTGCCCGAACTACCTGGGCGAGATCCTCGAGTGGTGCGGCTTTGCGCTGGCGGCCTGGACCTGGGCTGCCGCCGTCTTCGTCGGCTTCACGATCGCGAACCTCCTGCCGCGCGCGCTCACCCACCACCGCTGGTACCGCGAGACCTTCCCGGACTACCCGGCGGAGCGGAAGGCGCTCGTGCCGGGCCTCCTGTGA
- a CDS encoding SgcJ/EcaC family oxidoreductase, translating to MPDRPAPRTPEECDRLFGEYASSGDVDGLVSLYEPQACLTNPDGSIAVGLEAIRAALQGFASAPVRMQMNVVKVVRGGDLAVLTNEWRATGRNPDGSPLEIGGRAIEVVRRQADGTWRYVVDDPYSEFS from the coding sequence ATGCCCGACCGTCCGGCTCCCCGCACGCCCGAGGAGTGCGACCGCCTGTTCGGCGAGTACGCGAGCAGCGGCGACGTCGACGGCCTCGTGTCGCTCTACGAGCCGCAGGCGTGCCTGACCAACCCCGACGGCAGCATCGCGGTCGGCCTCGAGGCGATCCGCGCGGCGCTCCAGGGTTTTGCCAGCGCGCCGGTCAGGATGCAGATGAACGTGGTGAAGGTGGTGCGCGGCGGCGACCTCGCCGTGCTCACCAACGAGTGGCGCGCCACCGGGCGCAACCCGGACGGGAGCCCGCTCGAGATCGGGGGCCGCGCCATCGAGGTGGTACGCCGCCAGGCCGACGGCACCTGGCGCTACGTCGTGGACGATCCCTACTCGGAGTTCAGCTGA
- a CDS encoding response regulator transcription factor: MKLLYVEDDPAAQQYICKGLGEHGFLVEVVSDGSGGLERGTHGSYDLIILDVMLPDMEGYDVLRRLRQTGVQTPVLFLSARSAVGDRVRGLELGADDYLPKPFAFAELLARIRAVSRRRLGEPEEGRLAAGDLSVDLHRRTVERAGRRIDLSPKQFALLEYLLRHQGHVVSRTMITENVWGWGFESFSNLIDVHINRLRKKIDHGFQTRLVHTVKGAGYILETRDDEGEAGAGEGAVA; the protein is encoded by the coding sequence GTGAAGCTCCTGTACGTCGAAGACGATCCCGCCGCCCAGCAGTACATCTGCAAGGGGCTCGGGGAGCACGGCTTCCTGGTCGAGGTCGTGTCGGACGGGAGCGGCGGCCTCGAGCGCGGCACGCACGGCTCCTACGACCTCATCATCCTCGACGTCATGCTGCCCGACATGGAGGGCTACGACGTCCTGCGGCGGCTGCGGCAGACGGGCGTGCAGACGCCGGTCCTGTTCCTCTCCGCACGCAGCGCCGTGGGCGACCGCGTGCGCGGTCTCGAGCTCGGCGCGGACGACTACCTGCCGAAGCCCTTTGCCTTCGCCGAGCTGCTGGCCCGGATCCGCGCGGTCTCGCGCCGCCGGCTCGGCGAGCCCGAGGAGGGGCGGCTGGCCGCCGGCGACCTCAGCGTGGACCTGCACCGGCGCACCGTCGAGCGGGCGGGCCGCCGGATCGACCTCTCGCCGAAGCAGTTCGCGCTGCTCGAGTACCTGCTGCGCCACCAGGGCCACGTGGTGTCGCGCACGATGATCACCGAGAACGTCTGGGGCTGGGGCTTCGAGAGCTTCTCGAACCTGATCGACGTCCACATCAACCGGCTGCGCAAGAAGATCGACCACGGCTTCCAGACCCGGCTCGTGCACACCGTGAAGGGCGCCGGCTACATCCTCGAGACCCGGGACGACGAGGGCGAGGCCGGCGCCGGCGAAGGCGCCGTCGCCTAG
- a CDS encoding type I 3-dehydroquinate dehydratase, whose product MTAHPPPRPLRIGPLALGDVARIAVPFDDGVTEAALAALRARGLDVAELRIDHFAARDPAAVRRVLARCAGVPTLATIRIAAEGGGWQAGEAERTRLFLALLDAVDAVDVELAAGEVLREVLPAARARGRLVIASHHDFAATPAPPVLADVVARALDAGADVVKIAATARGAADVRALAGVLLEPAPIGRIVIGMGEAALATRVLFPALGSLLTYAHAGRATAPGQLPLDELVALLRRLGLRPGSP is encoded by the coding sequence ATGACGGCGCACCCGCCGCCCCGCCCGCTGCGGATCGGTCCGCTCGCGCTCGGGGACGTGGCGCGCATCGCCGTCCCCTTCGACGACGGCGTGACGGAGGCCGCGCTCGCGGCCCTGCGCGCGCGCGGCCTCGACGTGGCCGAGCTTCGCATCGACCACTTCGCCGCCCGCGACCCGGCGGCGGTGCGCCGGGTGCTCGCCCGCTGCGCCGGCGTCCCGACGCTCGCCACGATCCGGATCGCCGCCGAGGGCGGCGGCTGGCAGGCGGGCGAGGCCGAGCGCACCCGGCTCTTCCTGGCGCTCCTCGACGCGGTCGACGCCGTCGACGTGGAGCTCGCCGCCGGGGAGGTGCTGCGCGAGGTGCTGCCGGCCGCCCGCGCGCGTGGCCGGCTCGTGATCGCCTCGCACCACGACTTCGCCGCGACGCCCGCGCCGCCGGTGCTCGCCGACGTCGTGGCGCGGGCCCTGGACGCCGGCGCCGACGTCGTGAAGATCGCCGCCACCGCGCGCGGCGCCGCCGACGTGCGCGCGCTCGCGGGCGTGCTGCTCGAGCCGGCCCCGATCGGGCGCATCGTGATCGGGATGGGCGAGGCCGCGCTCGCGACGCGCGTCCTCTTCCCCGCGCTCGGCTCGCTCCTGACCTACGCCCACGCGGGCCGCGCGACGGCCCCCGGCCAGCTCCCGCTCGACGAGCTCGTCGCGCTGCTCCGGCGCCTCGGCCTGCGGCCGGGCTCCCCGTGA
- a CDS encoding helix-turn-helix transcriptional regulator, translated as MNRIRAARQALGWTQNELANRAGVSPRTIHAVEQGRSCRQATKRRILTALGVSWELRADYFPGARSVRRPPVSVPARIDAA; from the coding sequence ATGAACCGCATCCGCGCCGCCCGACAGGCGTTGGGATGGACCCAGAACGAGCTTGCGAACCGGGCTGGCGTCTCGCCTCGCACGATCCACGCGGTGGAGCAGGGCCGCTCCTGCCGCCAGGCGACGAAGCGCAGGATCCTGACCGCGCTCGGCGTCTCGTGGGAGCTGCGTGCCGACTACTTCCCCGGCGCGCGCTCGGTCCGCCGCCCGCCCGTCTCCGTCCCCGCCCGCATCGACGCCGCCTGA
- a CDS encoding CAP domain-containing protein: MYARRHAHALALLLGLLAPAAARAQVEAVCASGAEREVLALVNAERAALGRPPLALDVRLTAAARRHAEDMRDGCFLSHTGSDGSSPFERMAEAAYPDGIGEVAAAGSFPYPPGQVVDSWMESSGHRAILVDLQARHLGMGRADRPAGCLLEFQGQGFWAGGFWAGTTGDGPDSEFLDEACCPVPGGAPVCVPEPAAAARAAVAALLLAALRARRIPFRGTRA, translated from the coding sequence GTGTACGCCCGCCGCCATGCGCACGCCCTCGCCCTGCTCCTCGGGCTCCTCGCGCCCGCGGCCGCGCGCGCGCAGGTCGAAGCGGTCTGCGCGAGCGGTGCCGAGCGCGAGGTGCTCGCGCTCGTGAACGCGGAGCGGGCGGCGCTCGGCCGCCCGCCCCTCGCCCTCGACGTGCGGCTCACGGCGGCGGCGCGCCGCCACGCCGAGGACATGCGCGACGGCTGCTTCCTCTCCCACACCGGCAGCGACGGCTCCTCCCCGTTCGAGCGGATGGCCGAGGCCGCCTATCCGGATGGGATCGGCGAGGTCGCCGCCGCGGGAAGCTTCCCGTACCCGCCCGGCCAGGTCGTGGACTCGTGGATGGAGTCGAGTGGCCACCGCGCGATCCTGGTCGACCTCCAGGCGCGGCACCTGGGCATGGGCCGTGCCGATCGCCCGGCCGGCTGCCTGCTCGAGTTCCAGGGCCAGGGCTTCTGGGCGGGGGGCTTCTGGGCCGGCACGACGGGAGACGGCCCCGACTCGGAATTCCTCGACGAGGCCTGCTGCCCGGTCCCCGGCGGCGCGCCGGTCTGCGTGCCGGAGCCGGCGGCGGCCGCCCGCGCCGCGGTGGCCGCGCTGCTGCTCGCGGCGCTGCGCGCGCGGCGGATTCCGTTCCGGGGCACGCGCGCCTAG
- a CDS encoding ATP-binding protein: MGVQLRRLSIGARWTLRIAAVMLVTASTFSAYVYERAERGIEKDAKTLIKLQLAQTLEYMEAHPDDAASWTAFAQRQVGAADPDLRLGISIFGPKGEVIHEAGSAFGAGVALPPEPLLGELREVDLGRNYHFLALARAGEEGTVQVLVYSRLFARSAARVRDAFFGALPVLLLVTAGLAWWLSRGSLRPIADMTRTARRISASQLDETIPRTGSGDELDQLAATLNDMLARVRDGVERVKRFSVDAAHQLRTPLTAMQNEIEVTLAKERTQNEYRVVLGDMLVQVATLSETVDGMLRLAQSEGGLDPAHRRRVAIDPLVEEVVEFFVALAEERGIVLSVTGESKAEVIGDPTWLHQLFANILHNALKYTPEGGRVEIAATATGTEVSVAVRDDGAGMTEEDRARVFARFQRGSASSAGDGMGLGLALAREIARAHQGAIEVESAPGRGSTFTVRLPRAPDVTAVTRG; the protein is encoded by the coding sequence ATGGGCGTCCAGCTGCGCCGTCTCTCGATCGGAGCGCGCTGGACGCTGCGGATCGCTGCGGTGATGCTGGTGACGGCCAGCACCTTCTCGGCCTACGTGTACGAGCGCGCCGAGCGTGGCATCGAGAAGGACGCGAAGACCCTGATCAAGCTCCAGCTCGCGCAGACGCTCGAGTACATGGAGGCGCACCCCGACGACGCGGCGAGCTGGACCGCCTTCGCGCAGCGCCAGGTCGGCGCTGCCGACCCGGACCTGCGGCTCGGCATCTCGATCTTCGGCCCGAAGGGCGAGGTGATCCACGAGGCGGGCAGCGCCTTCGGGGCCGGTGTGGCGCTGCCGCCCGAGCCGCTGCTCGGCGAGCTGCGCGAGGTGGACCTCGGGCGCAACTACCACTTCCTCGCGCTGGCCCGGGCGGGCGAGGAGGGCACCGTCCAGGTGCTCGTCTACTCGCGCCTGTTCGCGCGCTCGGCCGCGCGCGTGCGCGACGCCTTCTTCGGCGCGCTGCCCGTGCTGCTGCTCGTGACCGCGGGCCTCGCCTGGTGGCTCTCGCGCGGCAGCCTGCGCCCGATCGCCGACATGACGCGCACCGCCCGCCGCATCTCGGCGAGCCAGCTCGACGAGACGATCCCGCGCACCGGCTCGGGCGACGAGCTCGACCAGCTCGCGGCGACGCTCAACGACATGCTCGCCCGCGTGCGCGACGGCGTGGAGCGGGTCAAGCGCTTCTCGGTCGACGCCGCCCACCAGCTCCGCACGCCGCTCACGGCGATGCAGAACGAGATCGAGGTGACGCTCGCCAAGGAGCGCACGCAGAACGAGTACCGGGTGGTGCTCGGCGACATGCTGGTGCAGGTGGCCACGCTGTCGGAGACGGTCGACGGCATGCTGCGCCTGGCGCAGTCCGAGGGCGGGCTCGACCCGGCCCACCGCCGGCGCGTCGCGATCGACCCGCTCGTCGAGGAGGTGGTCGAGTTCTTCGTCGCGCTCGCCGAGGAGCGCGGCATCGTGCTGTCGGTGACCGGGGAGTCCAAGGCGGAGGTGATCGGGGACCCGACCTGGCTGCACCAGCTCTTCGCGAACATCCTCCACAACGCGCTCAAGTACACGCCCGAGGGCGGGCGCGTGGAGATCGCCGCGACCGCCACCGGCACCGAGGTGTCCGTCGCCGTGCGCGACGACGGGGCGGGGATGACCGAGGAAGATCGCGCGCGCGTGTTCGCGCGCTTCCAGCGCGGCAGCGCCTCCTCGGCCGGTGACGGGATGGGCCTCGGGCTCGCCCTCGCGCGCGAGATCGCCCGCGCCCACCAGGGTGCGATCGAGGTCGAGAGCGCGCCGGGCAGAGGCTCGACCTTCACGGTGCGCCTCCCGCGCGCCCCCGACGTGACGGCCGTCACCAGGGGGTGA
- a CDS encoding metallophosphoesterase — translation MPRSPNRIRTLAAAALLTAALAALVFAREQRERAVAPEWPPLAGEVTWSLLAVGDTGAPPWWIGRSFQQVVRVGRAMAAEDVRRPADALVLLGDNFYPDGLHARELDARVRANLGEPFCRFLPAPGVPCATPSRPARVLAVLGNHDHKSDESVRLQRTEIRRRLPSFRLPEAPVQTIDLGSQVSIVLYDGVELLAARSFEPLRAAVRASRGPWRILASHQPLTLRESDEEGRAAREAIRGLGVPVHLHLAGHRHYLELAHTSVPPFLQAVAGSGSNTRPLKAPLEGSVYQARRPGFARADLVTGPDGSRLVVSLVALADSLCDHPEVVARWSVGLAGDARAEPLAGR, via the coding sequence GTGCCCCGCTCCCCGAACCGGATCCGGACCCTTGCCGCCGCTGCGCTGCTGACCGCGGCCCTCGCCGCGCTCGTCTTCGCGCGCGAGCAGCGCGAGCGCGCGGTCGCGCCCGAGTGGCCGCCGCTGGCCGGCGAGGTCACGTGGTCGCTGCTCGCCGTGGGCGACACCGGCGCGCCACCGTGGTGGATCGGCCGCTCCTTCCAGCAGGTCGTGCGCGTCGGGCGTGCGATGGCGGCCGAGGACGTGCGCCGCCCGGCCGACGCGCTCGTCCTGCTCGGCGACAACTTCTATCCCGACGGCCTGCACGCCCGCGAGCTCGACGCGCGCGTGCGCGCGAACCTGGGCGAGCCCTTCTGTCGCTTCCTGCCCGCGCCGGGCGTGCCGTGCGCGACCCCCTCGCGGCCGGCACGGGTGCTCGCCGTGCTCGGCAACCACGACCACAAGAGCGACGAGAGCGTGCGCCTGCAGCGCACCGAGATCCGCCGCCGGCTGCCGTCCTTCCGGCTGCCGGAGGCCCCCGTCCAGACGATCGATCTCGGAAGCCAGGTCTCGATCGTCCTCTACGACGGGGTGGAGCTGCTCGCGGCCCGCAGCTTCGAGCCGCTGCGCGCCGCCGTGCGGGCGAGCCGCGGGCCATGGCGGATCCTCGCCAGCCACCAGCCGCTGACGCTGCGCGAGTCCGACGAGGAGGGCCGCGCGGCCCGCGAGGCGATCCGCGGGCTCGGCGTCCCGGTCCACCTGCACCTGGCCGGGCACCGCCACTATCTCGAGCTCGCGCACACCAGCGTGCCGCCCTTCCTCCAGGCCGTCGCCGGGTCGGGCTCCAACACCCGTCCGCTCAAGGCGCCGCTCGAGGGCTCCGTGTACCAGGCCCGGCGCCCCGGCTTCGCGCGCGCCGACCTCGTCACCGGGCCGGACGGGAGTCGCCTCGTGGTGTCGCTCGTCGCGCTCGCGGACTCGCTCTGCGACCACCCGGAGGTCGTGGCGCGCTGGTCGGTCGGGCTCGCGGGCGACGCGCGCGCCGAGCCGCTCGCGGGCCGCTGA
- a CDS encoding zf-HC2 domain-containing protein, whose translation MTHRRAARLLTGLLDGGLSLATRRAVRAHARACPACQRRLREHEGVEALVRLLPPSLLPAAPDRSAQVRLWGLAGWFTDPVARARERLGLSAVGVVAFALATVLTITVSSWTFAAARVQGVVVAQAAPDAAMLPLGWR comes from the coding sequence GTGACCCATCGCCGTGCCGCCCGCCTGCTCACCGGCCTGCTCGACGGGGGCCTCTCGCTCGCGACGCGCCGCGCCGTGCGGGCCCACGCCCGCGCCTGCCCCGCCTGCCAGCGGCGCCTGCGCGAGCACGAGGGCGTCGAGGCCCTGGTCCGCCTGCTCCCCCCCTCGCTGCTGCCCGCGGCACCCGACCGCAGCGCACAGGTCCGGCTGTGGGGCCTGGCCGGATGGTTCACGGATCCGGTGGCCCGGGCCCGGGAGCGCCTCGGGCTCTCCGCGGTCGGGGTGGTCGCCTTCGCCCTGGCCACGGTCCTGACGATCACGGTCTCCTCCTGGACCTTCGCGGCGGCGCGGGTCCAGGGAGTCGTGGTCGCCCAGGCCGCGCCCGACGCGGCGATGCTCCCCCTCGGCTGGCGCTGA
- a CDS encoding RNA polymerase sigma factor: MRAPLAGQALTDLHGRYRRPLEAVAFRLLHDHDEAEDVVQRVFEALPRAGFRGHASVWTYLYRAAVNGALSVLRKRRRRELAETELRVRAAFGDVVAAQAGPDPETRVLEGEILSAVASALLHVKPQHRRVLVLRIVWGLSNTEIAEREGVPLPTVGTWLRRGREELRARLGPLLRDLDPGEDPT, encoded by the coding sequence GTGCGCGCGCCGCTCGCCGGCCAGGCGCTCACCGACCTGCACGGCCGCTACCGCCGGCCTCTCGAGGCGGTGGCGTTCCGGCTGCTCCACGACCACGACGAGGCCGAGGACGTCGTGCAGCGCGTCTTCGAGGCGCTGCCGCGGGCCGGCTTCCGCGGGCATGCGAGCGTGTGGACCTACCTCTATCGCGCGGCCGTGAACGGTGCCCTCAGCGTCCTGCGCAAGCGCCGCCGGCGCGAGCTGGCGGAGACCGAGCTCCGCGTGCGGGCCGCCTTCGGTGACGTCGTGGCGGCACAGGCGGGCCCCGATCCCGAGACCCGTGTCCTCGAGGGCGAGATCCTCTCGGCGGTGGCCTCGGCGCTGCTCCACGTGAAGCCCCAGCACCGGCGCGTCCTCGTGCTGCGCATCGTCTGGGGCCTCTCGAACACCGAGATCGCCGAGCGCGAAGGGGTGCCGCTCCCGACGGTCGGCACCTGGCTCAGGCGGGGCCGGGAGGAGCTGCGCGCCCGGCTCGGCCCCCTGCTGCGCGACCTCGACCCGGGGGAGGACCCGACGTGA
- a CDS encoding NADH:flavin oxidoreductase, which yields MTTRAPDVFAEARLGPLRLRNRVVKAATFEGMTRDGLVSDALVEYVARPARGGVGMTTLAYCAVSSEGRTYRHQIWMRPEALPGLRRLTDAVHAEGAAACAQLGHAGWFANPRASGAPAVAPSRVFSPYGMGFPRAADAADLARLREAYAGAARLGVEAGFDCLEIHMGHGYLLSQFLAPYTNRRRDAYGGSIENRARFLREVARAVREAVGDRAAVTAKLNMEDGFARGLSPEDGVEVARLLDADGALDALQLTGGFTGRTPMFLMRGEVPIADMIAAERSAVRRLGMRLFAPSIVKPYPFEEAFFLPAARRVRAAVRMPLMLLGGVTRLATMQGAMAEGFEFVAMARALLFDPDLVRHYRAGAAESGCNQCNRCMTTMERGGTRCVLHDRAA from the coding sequence ATGACCACCCGCGCCCCCGACGTCTTCGCCGAAGCCCGCCTCGGCCCGCTCCGCCTGCGCAACCGCGTCGTCAAGGCCGCCACCTTCGAGGGCATGACGCGCGACGGGCTCGTCTCCGACGCGCTCGTCGAGTACGTGGCCCGCCCGGCACGCGGCGGTGTCGGGATGACCACGCTCGCCTACTGCGCCGTCTCGAGCGAGGGCCGCACCTACCGCCACCAGATCTGGATGCGCCCCGAGGCGCTGCCCGGCCTGCGCCGTCTCACGGACGCCGTCCACGCCGAAGGGGCGGCCGCCTGCGCGCAGCTCGGCCACGCCGGCTGGTTCGCGAACCCGCGCGCGAGCGGTGCGCCGGCGGTCGCGCCCTCGCGCGTCTTCAGCCCCTACGGCATGGGCTTTCCGCGCGCGGCCGACGCAGCCGACCTCGCGCGCCTGCGCGAGGCCTACGCCGGCGCCGCGCGGCTCGGCGTGGAGGCCGGCTTCGACTGCCTCGAGATCCACATGGGCCACGGGTATCTGCTCTCGCAGTTCCTGGCGCCCTACACGAACCGGCGCCGGGACGCCTACGGCGGCAGCATCGAGAACCGCGCCCGCTTCCTGCGCGAGGTGGCCCGCGCCGTGCGCGAGGCGGTCGGCGACCGCGCCGCCGTCACCGCCAAGCTCAACATGGAGGACGGCTTCGCGCGCGGCCTCTCGCCCGAGGACGGCGTCGAGGTCGCCCGCCTGCTCGACGCCGACGGCGCGCTCGACGCCCTCCAGCTCACCGGCGGCTTCACCGGCCGCACGCCCATGTTCCTGATGCGCGGCGAGGTGCCGATCGCCGACATGATCGCCGCCGAACGCAGCGCCGTGCGGCGCCTCGGGATGCGGCTCTTCGCGCCCTCGATCGTGAAGCCCTACCCCTTCGAGGAGGCCTTCTTCCTGCCGGCCGCGCGCCGCGTGCGCGCGGCGGTGCGGATGCCGCTCATGCTGCTCGGGGGCGTCACGCGCCTCGCGACGATGCAGGGCGCCATGGCGGAGGGCTTCGAGTTCGTGGCGATGGCGCGCGCGCTGCTCTTCGACCCGGACCTGGTCCGGCACTATCGCGCCGGCGCCGCCGAGTCGGGCTGCAACCAGTGCAACCGCTGCATGACCACGATGGAGCGGGGCGGTACGCGCTGCGTGCTCCACGATCGAGCGGCTTGA